A region of Longimicrobium sp. DNA encodes the following proteins:
- a CDS encoding acyl-CoA carboxylase subunit beta, translating to MSAPAAPSAPAAPAPGRARALAAELRELEARLRQGGGPKRIDKQHADGKLTARERIALLMDPRTRFQEIGLLVAHDRYDGQAPAAGVVTGIGTVAGREVVIVANDATVKAGSWWPETITKMLRAQEIAMRCRVPILYLVDSAGVNLPYQGGVFPGQYGASRLFYYNSIMRRYLKVPQIAAVMGPCIAGGAYLPALSDVILMVEGTSFMGLGGPNLVKGATGQSTDSETLGGAYTHNAISGVAHYRVADDRACVAKIRDLVRELPRAPATALPVGEAAPPARAEAELYDLLPADHRQPYEVREVLRCILDRGEFDEFQADYAPEMICGHGRIAGIPVGIIANARGMLKDPHGGRPKFGGIVYADSAEKVAFFIDTLSRHGTPILFVQDVSGFMVGTDAEHSGIIRSGARFVEAMATATVPKLVLTINHASGAGYYAMAGQGFDPDFIFTWPTGRMGVMEGESAVTALFSTQLDELKKAGKAPDAELQAKMDAVRADYDQQLDARYAAARGFVDAVVLPDETRAALALALRTSLNNPGPHLGSFVLPPGI from the coding sequence GTGAGCGCTCCCGCCGCACCCAGCGCCCCCGCGGCCCCGGCCCCGGGGCGTGCCCGCGCGCTCGCCGCCGAGCTGCGCGAGCTCGAGGCCCGCCTCCGCCAGGGGGGCGGGCCCAAGCGCATCGACAAGCAGCACGCCGACGGCAAGCTGACGGCGCGCGAGCGCATCGCCCTGCTCATGGACCCGCGCACGCGCTTCCAGGAGATCGGCCTGCTGGTGGCCCACGACCGCTACGACGGGCAGGCACCCGCCGCCGGCGTGGTCACCGGCATCGGCACCGTGGCGGGGCGCGAGGTGGTGATCGTGGCCAACGACGCCACCGTCAAGGCGGGCTCCTGGTGGCCGGAGACGATAACCAAGATGCTGCGCGCGCAGGAGATCGCCATGCGCTGCCGCGTCCCCATCCTGTACCTGGTGGACTCGGCGGGGGTGAACCTGCCGTACCAGGGCGGGGTCTTTCCGGGGCAGTACGGCGCGTCGCGGCTCTTCTACTACAACTCCATCATGCGGCGCTACCTCAAGGTGCCGCAGATCGCCGCGGTGATGGGGCCGTGCATCGCGGGGGGCGCGTACCTTCCCGCCCTCTCCGACGTGATCCTGATGGTGGAGGGGACGTCGTTCATGGGCCTCGGCGGGCCCAACCTGGTCAAGGGCGCCACGGGGCAGAGCACGGACAGCGAGACGCTGGGCGGCGCGTACACGCACAACGCCATCTCCGGCGTGGCGCACTACCGCGTGGCGGACGACCGCGCCTGCGTGGCCAAGATCCGCGACCTGGTGCGCGAGCTTCCGCGCGCACCGGCCACCGCCCTCCCCGTCGGCGAAGCGGCCCCGCCGGCCCGCGCCGAGGCGGAGCTGTACGACCTCCTCCCCGCCGACCACCGCCAGCCGTACGAAGTGCGCGAGGTGCTGCGCTGCATCCTTGACCGCGGCGAATTCGACGAGTTCCAGGCGGACTACGCGCCGGAGATGATCTGCGGCCACGGGCGCATCGCGGGGATCCCGGTGGGCATCATCGCCAACGCGCGCGGAATGCTCAAGGACCCGCACGGAGGCCGCCCCAAGTTCGGCGGCATCGTGTACGCGGACAGCGCGGAAAAGGTGGCCTTCTTCATCGACACGCTCAGCCGCCACGGCACGCCCATCCTCTTCGTGCAGGACGTGAGCGGCTTCATGGTGGGCACCGACGCGGAGCACAGCGGCATCATCCGCTCCGGCGCGCGCTTCGTGGAGGCGATGGCCACCGCCACCGTGCCCAAGCTGGTGCTGACGATAAACCACGCGTCGGGTGCGGGGTATTATGCTATGGCGGGGCAGGGCTTCGACCCGGACTTCATCTTCACCTGGCCCACGGGCCGCATGGGGGTGATGGAGGGCGAGTCCGCCGTCACCGCCCTGTTCAGCACGCAACTGGACGAGCTCAAGAAGGCGGGCAAGGCCCCCGACGCCGAGCTGCAGGCGAAGATGGACGCCGTGCGCGCCGACTACGACCAGCAGCTGGACGCGCGCTACGCGGCGGCCCGCGGCTTCGTGGACGCCGTGGTGCTCCCGGACGAGACGCGCGCCGCGCTGGCACTGGCCCTGCGCACCTCTCTCAACAACCCGGGCCCTCACCTCGGCTCGTTCGTCCTGCCGCCGGGCATCTAG